The following proteins come from a genomic window of Candidatus Thiodiazotropha sp. CDECU1:
- a CDS encoding EAL domain-containing protein, translating to MSSYSHIHVKKRVDPADTGLMLRIRYRQTALLLMWSLLLCLSPVQGGQNTRVLIIHSYSQEYPWTKGQHNGFLQVLKENHAGELVIETEYLDTKRLTLTSEYIAAYTNYLEVKYRGFQPTAIYVTDDDAFGFTMQHISSLFPGTPVFFSGVNDLSTLQRIQGRNITGVIERKEIAPNLKLLVEMDHHTGNLVVIGDNSRTYQAIEREIRKELSHLSLTRTAFIASENIEKILDALSQYPDSDIFLTTLGEIRGQNGRNLTLRETISRIADSGHRLIISMEDGYVQDRVLGGYVTSSKRQGATAAGLLVRYLRGEGLPAPISVSPNEYLIDYRELARLGMSLPRQIQDMATLLNPPETFYQHYRLVILSSLYILAGLLLISGNSFLIILTRKNRLIRQHAVKLRKQAKIALRAKEGLDEAQRVARQGSWEWDLETKAFHRSKGLLHLYEMCLEDKRNSLVGFDDKDNEDMHQVLEKTLAQVQKSENSIENIHHLDLCDGRKHVMQEIVRLVENRKGEPGRLIGTLQDITEQHRAQALLRENEEKYRRLFEMSEDPMVLIVDENIGMANRAAARTLGFDDENQLIGMKLLAMAPQQQPDGQSSAQKAAEMIELAHDRGYHRFEWEYLDLNGDSSLVEVSLTRIPFDGRHALYCIWHDIMEIKQIEQALKQQSAYLDGILHSSERVAIIATDPKGCIQYYNQTAEKLFGMPAEKVIGVNLLHIHRGRGVDNVRNELGLEQAREDGEYRFTMDMDRHDGVHYIDARISPIYQENQEFAGYMLMCEDVTDQRRASELIAYQASYDALTDLPNRRMFLDSLQKVLARTRRHHQKAAVLFFDLDNFKNINDSLGHPAGDGLLRQVAQRMLLVVREEDTVARLGGDEFVILMSQLDMDFEKTASEVQVLADKIRQEISKPYHVDEQEQELHITTSIGIAIFPTAEESPDDILKQADTAMYRAKESGRNTVRFFLPSMQRAADERLKTLNELRLAIQRNELQLFYQAQFDVEKQLCGMEALVRWNHPTRGLVMPSDFIPLAEESSLILDVGDWVLHQALNQYKAWITRHAQSIGARIAVNVSAMQFRRPDFINKIERALGNTGADPCWLTLEMTESVLLEDFNDTVAKIETLKQLGVRFSIDDFGTGYSSLAYLKRLPIDEIKIDRSFVRDILDDPNDAALVEAIITLAKQIGLETVAEGVESQAVFEFLTRYNCHIYQGFHLARPCDDESFHNRYLTLEGDKRLKSDIV from the coding sequence ATGAGTAGCTATTCCCATATCCATGTCAAGAAACGGGTCGACCCAGCCGATACGGGACTTATGTTGAGGATTCGATACAGACAAACCGCTTTACTACTGATGTGGTCGTTGCTGCTCTGCCTGTCACCGGTGCAGGGAGGGCAGAATACCCGTGTCCTGATCATCCACTCCTACAGCCAAGAGTATCCCTGGACCAAGGGTCAGCACAACGGATTCCTGCAGGTCTTGAAAGAGAACCATGCTGGTGAACTGGTGATCGAGACCGAGTATCTCGATACCAAGCGGCTCACCCTGACCTCCGAATATATTGCAGCGTACACAAACTACCTCGAGGTGAAGTACCGTGGGTTCCAGCCAACCGCCATCTATGTCACCGACGACGATGCGTTCGGTTTCACCATGCAGCACATCTCTTCCCTGTTTCCGGGTACCCCAGTGTTTTTTTCCGGTGTCAATGATTTGAGTACCTTGCAGCGTATCCAGGGACGAAATATCACGGGAGTTATCGAACGCAAGGAAATAGCGCCGAACCTCAAGCTGCTTGTTGAGATGGATCACCATACAGGCAATCTGGTGGTAATAGGTGACAACTCGCGCACCTACCAGGCCATCGAGCGGGAAATCCGCAAAGAGCTGAGTCATCTATCCTTAACCCGGACCGCTTTCATTGCCAGTGAGAATATCGAGAAGATTCTCGACGCCCTATCACAATATCCCGACAGTGATATCTTTCTCACCACCCTGGGTGAAATCCGGGGACAAAATGGCAGAAATCTTACCCTGCGGGAAACCATCAGCCGCATTGCCGACAGTGGCCATCGCCTGATCATCAGTATGGAGGATGGCTATGTCCAGGACCGTGTGCTTGGGGGTTATGTCACCTCCAGCAAACGTCAAGGGGCCACCGCTGCAGGACTCTTGGTCCGCTATCTGCGAGGTGAGGGGCTACCCGCTCCGATTAGTGTGAGTCCGAATGAATACCTGATTGACTACCGTGAACTCGCCAGACTCGGGATGAGTCTTCCACGCCAGATCCAGGATATGGCCACCTTGCTGAACCCTCCGGAGACCTTCTACCAGCACTATCGTCTGGTGATATTGTCCTCACTCTACATCTTGGCAGGACTACTGCTGATCTCTGGTAACAGTTTCCTGATCATTCTGACGCGAAAGAATCGTTTGATCCGTCAGCATGCAGTGAAGTTGAGGAAACAGGCTAAGATCGCCCTGCGAGCCAAGGAGGGGCTGGATGAAGCGCAAAGAGTGGCCAGGCAGGGTAGCTGGGAGTGGGACCTGGAGACAAAGGCGTTTCATCGCTCAAAAGGGCTGCTACACCTCTACGAGATGTGCCTGGAGGATAAAAGGAACAGCCTGGTGGGATTTGACGACAAAGACAATGAGGATATGCATCAGGTACTTGAGAAAACCCTGGCGCAGGTACAAAAGAGCGAGAACAGTATCGAGAATATCCACCATCTCGACTTGTGCGATGGCCGTAAGCATGTCATGCAGGAGATTGTTCGACTGGTTGAGAATAGAAAAGGGGAGCCCGGTCGCCTGATTGGCACACTGCAGGATATAACCGAGCAGCATCGCGCCCAGGCCCTGTTGCGGGAGAATGAGGAGAAGTACCGACGCCTGTTCGAGATGTCAGAGGACCCCATGGTGTTGATCGTCGATGAGAACATCGGCATGGCAAACCGGGCGGCCGCCCGTACCCTCGGGTTTGATGACGAAAACCAGCTGATCGGCATGAAACTGCTGGCAATGGCGCCGCAACAACAACCCGACGGCCAGAGTTCGGCACAAAAAGCCGCCGAGATGATTGAGCTTGCCCACGATCGGGGTTATCACCGCTTTGAATGGGAGTACCTCGACCTGAACGGCGACAGCTCACTGGTGGAGGTCTCTCTCACACGAATTCCCTTTGACGGCAGGCATGCCCTCTACTGCATCTGGCATGACATCATGGAGATCAAGCAGATCGAGCAGGCGTTGAAACAGCAATCCGCCTATCTTGACGGGATCCTGCACTCCTCAGAGCGTGTTGCCATCATTGCAACGGATCCGAAGGGTTGCATTCAATACTACAACCAAACTGCGGAGAAGCTGTTCGGCATGCCGGCAGAGAAGGTGATTGGGGTCAACCTGTTGCACATTCACCGTGGCCGTGGAGTGGATAATGTCCGCAATGAGTTAGGCCTGGAGCAGGCAAGAGAGGATGGGGAGTATCGCTTCACCATGGATATGGATCGTCACGACGGCGTGCATTATATCGATGCACGAATCTCTCCAATCTACCAGGAGAACCAAGAGTTCGCCGGTTACATGCTGATGTGTGAGGATGTGACCGATCAGCGTCGTGCATCGGAGCTGATCGCCTATCAGGCCAGTTACGATGCCCTGACCGATCTGCCTAATCGGCGCATGTTCCTTGACAGTCTGCAGAAGGTGTTGGCGCGCACCCGGCGCCATCATCAGAAGGCAGCAGTGCTGTTTTTCGACCTGGATAACTTCAAGAACATCAATGATTCGTTGGGGCATCCTGCGGGTGATGGCCTGTTGCGGCAAGTCGCGCAGCGCATGCTCTTAGTGGTTCGTGAAGAGGATACTGTCGCTCGCCTTGGTGGAGATGAGTTCGTCATACTTATGTCGCAACTGGATATGGATTTTGAGAAAACCGCCAGTGAAGTACAGGTGCTGGCGGATAAGATCCGCCAAGAGATTAGCAAGCCCTATCATGTGGATGAGCAAGAACAAGAACTGCACATAACAACGAGTATCGGCATCGCCATATTTCCAACCGCTGAAGAGTCCCCGGACGATATCTTGAAGCAGGCCGATACCGCTATGTATCGGGCCAAGGAATCGGGTCGGAATACGGTTCGTTTTTTCCTCCCCAGCATGCAGCGTGCGGCAGATGAACGCCTCAAAACATTGAACGAATTGCGTCTGGCTATACAGAGAAATGAACTTCAGCTCTTCTATCAGGCCCAGTTCGATGTTGAGAAGCAGCTCTGCGGGATGGAGGCGTTGGTGCGTTGGAACCATCCCACCCGTGGACTGGTCATGCCTTCGGACTTTATCCCCCTGGCGGAGGAGAGCAGCCTGATCCTGGATGTGGGAGACTGGGTGCTGCACCAGGCGCTCAACCAATACAAGGCCTGGATTACCCGTCATGCTCAATCAATAGGCGCACGTATCGCCGTCAATGTCAGCGCAATGCAGTTCAGACGTCCGGACTTCATCAATAAGATCGAGCGCGCGCTCGGCAACACCGGTGCTGATCCCTGTTGGCTCACCCTGGAGATGACAGAAAGTGTTCTGCTTGAGGATTTCAATGACACGGTTGCAAAGATTGAGACACTAAAACAGCTCGGTGTACGTTTCTCCATCGATGACTTCGGTACGGGATACTCTTCACTGGCATATCTGAAACGGTTGCCAATTGACGAGATCAAGATCGATCGCTCGTTCGTTCGGGATATTCTTGATGATCCCAATGACGCCGCCCTGGTGGAGGCGATCATTACCCTGGCCAAACAGATCGGCCTGGAAACGGTCGCAGAAGGTGTCGAGAGTCAGGCGGTGTTCGAATTTCTCACTAGATATAATTGTCATATCTATCAGGGCTTCCATCTCGCGCGTCCCTGCGATGATGAGAGTTTCCA